The genomic DNA CCTCGATGGCGGTGGCCTTGCGGTCCTCGGCGTCGAGGTGGCTCGGGTGCTGCCCGTCGGCCCACGCGATCGACAGGTCATGGACGCCGATCGATTCCAGGATGGACGTGAGCTGGGGCGTCAACTGGTCCTGCGGGTCGCCTTCCTTGATGATGTCCGCGGAGGAGGCGAGCAGGATCACCCGGGTGATGTGGTGGAGGGGGATGATGCTCCCGGCCTCGTACTTGAAGACCACGCCGGGCACCAGCACCTGGTCCAGCCAGGCCTTCATGATCGCCGGCATGCCGCAGTTCCACAGGGGCATCGTCAGCACCAGCACGTCGGTTTCCTCGAAGATCTTGGTCTGGGCCAGGGCGTAGGCCGCCGCGTTCTTCTCGGCGTTGGTCGGGATGTAGCCGGGTTGCAGGACGGGGTTCCAGAAGTAACGGTAGGCGTCGTAAGTCAGGAAGGGGGGCGGATTGTTGTACAAATCCATGTTCGTGACGTTGATATCCTCGTTGGATTCCGCCAGCCGGACAAAGAAAGCCGCCGCGAGCTGTTTGGACGTCGACTGGTCGATCGGCTTGTTGCTGGCGCAGATGTGCATCAGGTTCATGTCTTCTCCTATGTTCGGTTCCAAAAAAGCCTTGTCACGCCTGTCCGCCCACGGGCATGTCCGCCTGTCCCGGCAGCGGGCTCATGAGCTTGGCCAGGTAATTTTCCAATTCCCGCCCATATTCCGTATCTTTACCCAACTGGGCAAGCTGTTTGTGCACGAGCACGAGGCCCTGGCTTCCGACCTCGGCCTCCTCCGCGTTCGGGTAGCGCCGCTTCGGATCGGGATCCAGGAAGCGCTGGAGCAGGACGACGAACTGCGCGTTCTGCCGTACATGGTCGGGCAGCAGCCCGGGGAGTTTCTCGGCGGTCTGCAGCTTGGCGGCCAGCAGGTCGGACTCGCTTTTCCCGGCGAGGTTCAGCAGCGGCTGGCCGCGCAGCATTTCCAGGCCGACCGCGCCGACGCTGTAAATGTCGCTCTGGGCGATGCTGGCCTCCCGCCGGTGGGTCTCGGGCGCCATGTACAGCGGCGTGCCCAGCAGCAGGGAGACCTTCTCGTTGAGGCGGACCGCGCGCCCGTAGTCGACGAGCTTCACGTAGCCGAGGCGGTCGATCATGATGTTGGCCGGCTTGATGTCGCTGTGGACAAACCCCATTTCGTGCAGGGTCTCCAGCCCGCGGAGCGCCTGGCGCATGATGTAGAGCGCGATGCCCGGCTGGATGCACACCCGGCCGCTGTCCACGCGGAAGATCACGTCGGTGAACCGGGACCACTCCGCGGCGGTGCAGAACGGCTTGACCTGCTCCAGGTGCTTCCCGTCCAGCAGGTAACGAAGGCTGACGCCGTCCACGACCTCCATCTGGATGTAGCCGATGCCGTTGCTCTCCTCGTAGATTTCGGGCGCGACGAGGTTCGGGCTCTTGACGAGCTGGAGCTTGGAGGTCTGGGCGGCGATGCGGCCCATGTCCGTCCAGTACTTCTTGGCGTTGGGGTAGATCGACGGGTCGAAAATCTTGATCGCGTGCCGGGTGACGCAGCCGCGGGCGCCCTGCCGGAGGCCGAGGAAGACCACGCCCTGCCGGCCCCGGCCCAGTTCCTTGAGGAAGCGGTAGGCCACGGGGTAGTAGATGGCCCGGGCCCGCAGGATGGCCTTGTAATTGGCCGTCAACTGCTGGCTGCCCTTGCCGGAGGGTTCCGCCGGCGTTTCCGCCAGCGTGGTAAAGTCCACGCCGGCCGGATCAAAGGACGTCTGGCCCTCCAGCTTGGTTGTCTGGTCGTGCAAGGGGTCGCGATTCACGCGGCACAGTGTACGCAGGAACGTCGAATAGGCAACAGCAGAGTACGCCGGGCGAAAAAACTCTTGGCAAGCGAAGGGACCCCCGGCATAGTGTGCGCCCGGTTTCGGCCCGGGGACGCTCCGGGCCCATACGACCCGGCGGGAAATCAAGCAGGGGATGTTCACATGTATACGGTTTCGGATCTGCGCAAGGGCATCAAGATCGAGCTCGACGGCGTGCCGTTCGAGGTCGTGGAATTCGAGTTCTTCAAGCCGGGCAAGGGCCAGGCGATGTACAAGTGCCGCATCAAGAACCTCCTGACCGGCGCCGTTACGGACCGGACCTTCCGCGCCGTGGACAAGATCGGCAAGCCGGACATCGAGGAACGGGACCTCGTCTATTCCTATCCCGAGGGCGACCACTACGTCTTCATGGACCACAAGACCTACGAGCAGGTCGTCATCAGCGCCGAGGCGGTCGGCGAGCAGAAG from Kiritimatiellia bacterium includes the following:
- a CDS encoding NAD(P)H-dependent oxidoreductase, whose translation is MNLMHICASNKPIDQSTSKQLAAAFFVRLAESNEDINVTNMDLYNNPPPFLTYDAYRYFWNPVLQPGYIPTNAEKNAAAYALAQTKIFEETDVLVLTMPLWNCGMPAIMKAWLDQVLVPGVVFKYEAGSIIPLHHITRVILLASSADIIKEGDPQDQLTPQLTSILESIGVHDLSIAWADGQHPSHLDAEDRKATAIEAAQELADEVAEGA
- a CDS encoding serine/threonine protein kinase is translated as MHDQTTKLEGQTSFDPAGVDFTTLAETPAEPSGKGSQQLTANYKAILRARAIYYPVAYRFLKELGRGRQGVVFLGLRQGARGCVTRHAIKIFDPSIYPNAKKYWTDMGRIAAQTSKLQLVKSPNLVAPEIYEESNGIGYIQMEVVDGVSLRYLLDGKHLEQVKPFCTAAEWSRFTDVIFRVDSGRVCIQPGIALYIMRQALRGLETLHEMGFVHSDIKPANIMIDRLGYVKLVDYGRAVRLNEKVSLLLGTPLYMAPETHRREASIAQSDIYSVGAVGLEMLRGQPLLNLAGKSESDLLAAKLQTAEKLPGLLPDHVRQNAQFVVLLQRFLDPDPKRRYPNAEEAEVGSQGLVLVHKQLAQLGKDTEYGRELENYLAKLMSPLPGQADMPVGGQA
- the efp gene encoding elongation factor P codes for the protein MYTVSDLRKGIKIELDGVPFEVVEFEFFKPGKGQAMYKCRIKNLLTGAVTDRTFRAVDKIGKPDIEERDLVYSYPEGDHYVFMDHKTYEQVVISAEAVGEQKYFLTEELEVSVLFFNGRAIQVNLPSFVEKVIAETEPGARGDTATNVLKPAKLENGYELGVPLFINAGDTVRIDTRTGKYFDRASKG